The Quadrisphaera setariae genome includes a window with the following:
- a CDS encoding DNA polymerase III subunit gamma and tau gives MATALYRRYRPDSFAEVIGQEHVTDPLRAALRSGRIGQAYLFSGPRGCGKTTSARILARCLNCAQGPTDTPCGTCDSCVELARGGPGSLDVVEIDAASHGGVDDARELRERATFAPARDRQKVFIIDEAHMVTPQGFNALLKIVEEPPPHIAFIFATTEPDKVLGTIRSRTHHYPFRLVPPQVLQAHLQQVCEAEGVQVGQGVLPLVVRAGAGSVRDSLSVLDQLAAGAGPAGIDYEHAVGLLGYTHATLLDDVTAAFAAGDGATVFQVVDRVISSGQDPRRFVDDLLQRLRDLVVVQAVGDRAAQVFPGVPSDQLERMAVQAAGFGAAQLSRAADLANTASTEMTGATSPRLHLELLCARMLLPAADDGERGLAARLDRVERRLAVPGGVPAAGGASPAEHEGAARALHPVAADLPGEPPPGDDGEPRGARHVRDLIARRRDGGVPAPVPAAQPAGPPAERHERAEGQDRSAAPAVPAPSQAAPPSDPRPPAAAPTAADPREWPDDGPAAPSAAAPAAEAGPAAPPAREEAVPAATGRAGQDSADEPSQPSEAATPVAVSPDPVGAVPTGGPAGAHSTEAVRRMWPEVLDHLASVKRRTWTRVSQDAQVVHVDDQRVVLQFARPNTLQAFSIGPHADFVREALIAVIGLDRQVVATNAGAPVPGASSAPAGGRAAPVAPAPAPVAAPPAERPTAPAPAGAERPAAPSGAARPGHGTAAPPADADEPVRHRDSAPRDDARGSATPRGAGRPDQAPPPARRQRSAAPPPWEDAPPPEPPDDGEPPPPEDDDPWADAGQLSRQRPAAPAAPSSSGEPRAAATPPPAPERGPAPSTAPAGGAAPTARPAARPAAQPTPQPSHQPAQRAGAAGRPLSGADLARSAMRSAAAAGGAVSGDGGGAGSTAGRGPLAPEDEPSRDDPDAEGSGQVGLPVVQRLLGGRVLSVDERR, from the coding sequence GTGGCCACCGCTCTGTACCGCCGCTACCGCCCTGACTCGTTCGCCGAGGTGATCGGGCAGGAGCACGTCACCGACCCCCTGCGCGCGGCGCTGCGGTCGGGACGCATCGGCCAGGCGTACCTCTTCTCGGGGCCGCGGGGCTGCGGCAAGACCACCTCGGCGCGCATCCTGGCCCGCTGCCTCAACTGCGCCCAGGGCCCCACCGACACCCCGTGCGGCACCTGCGACAGCTGCGTGGAGCTCGCCCGGGGAGGCCCGGGCAGCCTCGACGTGGTCGAGATCGACGCGGCCAGCCACGGAGGCGTCGACGACGCCCGCGAGCTGCGCGAGCGCGCCACCTTCGCCCCGGCGCGAGACCGCCAGAAGGTCTTCATCATCGACGAGGCGCACATGGTGACGCCGCAGGGCTTCAACGCCCTGCTGAAGATCGTCGAGGAGCCGCCGCCCCACATCGCCTTCATCTTCGCCACCACCGAGCCGGACAAGGTGCTGGGCACCATCCGCTCGCGCACCCACCACTACCCGTTCCGCCTCGTCCCGCCCCAGGTGCTGCAGGCGCACCTGCAGCAGGTCTGCGAGGCCGAGGGCGTCCAGGTGGGCCAGGGCGTGCTGCCGCTGGTGGTGCGGGCGGGCGCGGGCTCGGTGCGCGACTCGCTGTCGGTGCTCGACCAGCTGGCAGCGGGAGCCGGTCCGGCCGGCATCGACTACGAGCACGCGGTGGGCCTGCTCGGGTACACCCACGCGACCCTCCTGGACGACGTCACCGCGGCCTTCGCCGCCGGCGACGGCGCCACGGTCTTCCAGGTGGTCGATCGGGTCATCTCCTCCGGGCAGGACCCGCGCCGCTTCGTTGACGACCTGCTCCAGCGCCTGCGCGACCTCGTCGTGGTGCAGGCCGTGGGGGATCGCGCCGCGCAGGTCTTCCCCGGCGTCCCCTCCGACCAGCTGGAGCGGATGGCGGTGCAGGCTGCCGGATTCGGCGCCGCGCAGCTCTCCCGCGCCGCGGACCTCGCCAACACCGCCTCCACCGAGATGACCGGCGCCACCTCCCCACGCCTGCACCTCGAGCTGCTGTGCGCCCGGATGCTGCTGCCCGCCGCCGACGACGGCGAGCGCGGCCTCGCGGCGCGTCTGGACCGCGTCGAGCGGCGCCTCGCCGTCCCCGGGGGAGTGCCCGCTGCCGGTGGCGCCTCGCCGGCGGAGCACGAGGGCGCGGCCCGTGCTCTGCACCCCGTCGCCGCCGACCTGCCCGGGGAGCCTCCGCCGGGCGACGACGGCGAGCCGCGGGGCGCCCGGCACGTCCGCGACCTCATCGCCCGCCGCCGCGACGGTGGCGTCCCCGCCCCCGTCCCCGCTGCGCAGCCGGCCGGCCCACCGGCTGAGCGCCACGAGCGCGCTGAGGGCCAGGACAGGTCTGCGGCTCCAGCCGTGCCGGCCCCCTCCCAGGCCGCACCCCCGTCGGACCCGAGGCCCCCCGCCGCGGCTCCGACCGCGGCGGACCCTCGCGAGTGGCCTGACGACGGACCCGCCGCTCCGAGCGCTGCCGCTCCCGCTGCGGAGGCCGGGCCCGCGGCTCCGCCCGCCCGTGAGGAGGCGGTCCCCGCAGCCACGGGCCGTGCGGGCCAGGACAGCGCGGACGAGCCGTCGCAGCCGAGCGAGGCCGCCACCCCCGTGGCCGTCTCGCCCGACCCGGTCGGTGCGGTGCCGACCGGTGGGCCGGCCGGTGCCCACTCCACCGAGGCCGTGCGGCGGATGTGGCCCGAGGTCCTGGACCACCTCGCCAGCGTCAAGCGCCGCACCTGGACGCGGGTGAGCCAGGACGCCCAGGTCGTCCACGTCGACGACCAGCGCGTCGTGCTGCAGTTCGCCCGGCCCAACACCCTGCAGGCGTTCAGCATCGGCCCCCACGCGGACTTCGTCCGCGAGGCGCTCATCGCCGTCATCGGGCTCGACCGGCAGGTCGTCGCCACCAACGCGGGCGCCCCCGTCCCGGGGGCCTCGTCGGCGCCCGCGGGGGGACGCGCGGCCCCGGTGGCCCCTGCACCCGCTCCCGTCGCCGCTCCTCCTGCCGAGCGCCCCACCGCTCCCGCTCCCGCCGGCGCCGAGCGTCCCGCTGCTCCCAGCGGCGCTGCGCGCCCCGGGCACGGGACGGCGGCGCCCCCCGCCGACGCGGACGAGCCCGTGCGGCACCGTGACAGCGCCCCCCGAGACGACGCACGCGGCAGCGCCACCCCGCGGGGAGCCGGCCGGCCGGACCAGGCGCCGCCTCCCGCGCGGCGCCAGCGCAGCGCCGCCCCGCCCCCCTGGGAGGACGCGCCTCCGCCGGAGCCCCCGGACGACGGTGAGCCGCCGCCTCCGGAGGACGACGACCCCTGGGCCGACGCCGGACAGCTCTCCCGCCAGCGCCCCGCGGCGCCGGCGGCTCCGTCGTCCTCAGGGGAACCGCGCGCAGCGGCGACGCCGCCACCTGCCCCCGAGCGCGGCCCGGCGCCCTCCACCGCGCCGGCGGGCGGTGCCGCTCCGACCGCTCGGCCTGCCGCTCGGCCTGCCGCGCAGCCCACCCCGCAGCCGTCCCACCAGCCCGCGCAGCGCGCGGGAGCGGCGGGGCGCCCCCTCAGCGGGGCCGACCTGGCCCGGTCCGCCATGCGCTCCGCGGCCGCTGCCGGGGGCGCGGTGTCCGGGGACGGGGGCGGCGCCGGCAGCACCGCCGGCCGCGGGCCGCTGGCTCCCGAGGACGAGCCGAGCCGGGACGACCCTGATGCCGAGGGCTCGGGCCAGGTCGGCCTGCCCGTGGTGCAGCGCCTGCTCGGAGGCCGGGTGCTCTCCGTCGACGAGCGCCGCTGA
- the recR gene encoding recombination mediator RecR, with the protein MYEGAVQDLIDELGRLPGVGPKSAQRLAFHLLAADEDEVARLVSALTEVKRRVRFCSVCGNVAQEEQCRICLDPRRDTTVLCVVEEPKDVVAIERTREFRGRYHVLGGAISPIEGVGPDDLRVRELLSRLASGEVTEVILATDPNLEGEATATYLARMLKPMGLRVTRLASGLPVGGDLEYADEVTLGRAFEGRRLLDV; encoded by the coding sequence GTGTACGAGGGCGCGGTCCAAGACCTCATCGACGAGCTCGGGCGGCTCCCCGGTGTGGGGCCCAAGAGCGCCCAGCGCCTGGCGTTCCACCTCCTCGCCGCTGATGAGGACGAGGTGGCCCGCCTCGTCTCGGCACTCACGGAGGTGAAGCGCCGGGTGAGGTTCTGCTCGGTGTGCGGCAACGTCGCGCAGGAGGAGCAGTGCCGCATCTGCCTCGACCCGCGGCGCGACACCACCGTGCTGTGCGTGGTGGAGGAGCCGAAGGACGTCGTCGCCATCGAGCGCACCCGCGAGTTCCGCGGCCGCTACCACGTGCTCGGCGGCGCCATCAGCCCCATCGAGGGCGTCGGTCCTGACGACCTGCGCGTGCGCGAGCTGCTGTCGCGCCTGGCCTCGGGCGAGGTCACCGAGGTCATCCTCGCCACCGACCCCAACCTCGAGGGGGAGGCGACCGCCACGTACCTCGCGCGGATGCTCAAGCCGATGGGGCTGCGCGTCACGCGCCTGGCCTCGGGCCTGCCCGTCGGCGGCGACCTGGAGTACGCCGACGAGGTCACGCTCGGTCGCGCCTTCGAGGGCCGTCGCCTCCTCGACGTCTGA
- a CDS encoding ABC transporter ATP-binding protein, producing MASVVYDNATRLYPGGERPAVDKLNLEVADGEFLVLVGPSGCGKSTSLRMLAGLEDVNSGRILIGDRDVTDVQPKDRDIAMVFQNYALYPHMTVADNMGFALKIAGVKKDEIKTRVAEAAKILDLTQYLERKPKALSGGQRQRVAMGRAIVRQPQVFLMDEPLSNLDAKLRVQTRTQIAQLQRRLGVTTVYVTHDQVEAMTMGDRVAVLKDGLLMQVDSPRRMYDHPNNVFVAGFIGSPAMNLLNLDVVDGGVKFGSTTIPVPRDTLQETGSTVTIGVRPEDLDLADDGLPVEVDVVEELGADAYLYGRAKLGSSEQQIIARVDGRRPPQAGSTVRVVPKSNHIHLFSSKDGQRIGD from the coding sequence ATGGCTTCTGTGGTCTACGACAACGCGACGCGCCTGTACCCGGGCGGCGAGCGCCCCGCGGTCGACAAGCTCAACCTCGAGGTCGCCGACGGCGAGTTCCTCGTGCTGGTCGGCCCGTCGGGCTGCGGCAAGTCGACCTCCCTGCGCATGCTCGCCGGCCTCGAGGACGTCAACTCCGGACGCATCCTCATCGGCGACCGCGACGTCACCGACGTCCAGCCCAAGGACCGGGACATCGCGATGGTGTTCCAGAACTACGCGCTGTACCCGCACATGACAGTGGCCGACAACATGGGCTTCGCCCTGAAGATCGCCGGCGTCAAGAAGGACGAGATCAAGACGCGCGTCGCCGAGGCCGCGAAGATCCTCGACCTCACCCAGTACCTCGAGCGCAAGCCGAAGGCCCTCTCCGGTGGCCAGCGCCAGCGCGTCGCCATGGGCCGCGCGATCGTGCGCCAGCCCCAGGTGTTCCTCATGGACGAGCCGCTGTCCAACCTGGACGCGAAGCTCCGCGTGCAGACCCGCACCCAGATCGCGCAGCTGCAGCGCCGCCTGGGCGTCACCACCGTCTACGTGACCCACGACCAGGTCGAGGCCATGACGATGGGTGACCGCGTGGCGGTCCTCAAGGACGGTCTGCTCATGCAGGTCGACAGCCCGCGCCGCATGTACGACCACCCGAACAACGTCTTCGTGGCCGGCTTCATCGGCTCCCCGGCCATGAACCTGCTCAACCTCGACGTCGTCGACGGCGGCGTGAAGTTCGGCTCCACCACGATCCCGGTGCCCCGCGACACGCTGCAGGAGACCGGCTCGACGGTCACCATCGGTGTGCGTCCGGAGGACCTCGACCTCGCTGACGACGGCCTGCCCGTCGAGGTCGACGTCGTCGAGGAGCTCGGCGCCGACGCCTACCTGTACGGCCGCGCGAAGCTGGGCTCCTCCGAGCAGCAGATCATCGCCCGCGTCGACGGTCGCCGTCCTCCTCAGGCCGGCTCCACGGTGCGCGTGGTCCCCAAGTCGAACCACATCCACCTGTTCTCGTCCAAGGACGGTCAGCGCATCGGCGACTGA
- the otsB gene encoding trehalose-phosphatase has protein sequence MSASPSSSSSPPAGGDGALLSELRAAIDALSAAPSVLLAFDFDGVLAPIVEQPGAARSLPASAASLAALARVDRVSVALVSGRAMASLREVADPPDGALLVASHGAEGDGVPSDLDDEQRALLARVVEAVRAVADAHEGTHLELKPAGAVLHTRSAARDAAAEASRLVADGPGAWEGVRALRGKEVVELSVVEADKGSALVALRDRLAERTGTRPVVLYAGDDVTDEDAFGALEPAAGDVGVKVGDGETAAEFRVGTPEDVSALLQHLVSVLRG, from the coding sequence GTGAGCGCGTCGCCGTCGTCGTCGTCCTCGCCTCCAGCGGGGGGTGACGGCGCGCTGCTCAGCGAGCTGCGCGCCGCCATCGACGCCCTGTCCGCAGCGCCGTCGGTGCTGCTCGCGTTCGACTTCGACGGGGTGCTCGCTCCGATCGTCGAGCAGCCCGGTGCGGCGCGTTCGCTGCCGGCCAGCGCCGCGTCCCTCGCCGCACTGGCCCGCGTGGACCGGGTGTCGGTGGCCCTGGTCAGCGGCCGGGCCATGGCCTCCCTGCGCGAGGTGGCCGACCCGCCGGACGGCGCCCTGCTCGTGGCCAGCCACGGCGCCGAGGGCGACGGCGTGCCCAGCGACCTCGACGACGAGCAGCGCGCGCTGCTCGCGCGGGTGGTGGAGGCGGTGCGGGCCGTGGCGGACGCCCACGAGGGGACGCACCTGGAGCTGAAGCCGGCCGGGGCCGTGCTGCACACGCGCTCGGCGGCCCGCGACGCGGCCGCCGAGGCCTCCCGGCTCGTCGCGGACGGTCCTGGCGCGTGGGAGGGCGTGCGCGCGCTGCGCGGCAAGGAGGTCGTCGAGCTCAGCGTGGTCGAGGCCGACAAGGGCAGCGCCCTGGTCGCGCTGCGCGACCGGCTGGCCGAGCGCACCGGGACCCGGCCGGTGGTGCTGTACGCCGGGGACGACGTCACCGACGAGGACGCCTTCGGCGCCCTCGAACCCGCCGCCGGTGACGTCGGGGTCAAGGTGGGCGACGGCGAGACCGCGGCGGAGTTCCGCGTGGGCACCCCCGAGGACGTCTCAGCCCTGCTCCAGCACCTTGTGAGCGTTCTCAGAGGCTGA
- the otsA gene encoding alpha,alpha-trehalose-phosphate synthase (UDP-forming): MPQAVGEYDFVVVANRLPVDRVVADDGSTSWRTSPGGLVTALEPVMRRAEGAWVGWSGDAGEAPEPFDGEDMHLVPVPLSEEEVSTYYEGFSNDTLWPLYHDVIAVPTYHRAWWDAYVKVNRRFAEAAAAQAARGATVWVQDYQLQLVPAVLRELRPDLKIGFFNHIPFPPYELFAQMPWRRQVVEGLLGADLVGFQRQSDANNFLRVCRRLLGLDSRRHRITVRDDDRGERQVHAAAFPISIDTPAYEELAAQPSVQSRVTEVRFELGAPRKLLLGVDRLDYTKGIMHRLKAYGELLDDGVVDPEDTVLVQVATPSRERVDSYRQLRDEIELAVGRINGEHGSIGRAAVHYLHHNQPREEMSALYQAADVMLVTALRDGMNLVAKEYAASRLDERGVLVLSEFTGAADELGGALLVNPHDISGLKRAVHQALEMPEKEQTRRMRQLRRRVRTHDVTRWAEAFLSALETGQGSGAATPEAEQAAAGAR, encoded by the coding sequence GTGCCGCAGGCCGTGGGCGAGTACGACTTCGTGGTGGTGGCCAACCGGCTCCCCGTCGACCGCGTGGTCGCTGACGACGGGAGCACCTCCTGGCGAACCTCCCCCGGCGGTCTGGTGACGGCGCTGGAGCCGGTGATGCGCCGCGCGGAGGGCGCCTGGGTCGGCTGGAGCGGAGACGCCGGCGAGGCGCCGGAGCCGTTCGACGGCGAGGACATGCACCTCGTGCCCGTGCCGCTGTCCGAGGAGGAGGTCTCGACCTACTACGAGGGCTTCTCCAACGACACGCTGTGGCCGCTCTACCACGACGTCATCGCCGTGCCGACGTACCACCGGGCCTGGTGGGACGCCTACGTCAAGGTCAACCGGCGCTTCGCCGAGGCGGCCGCCGCCCAGGCCGCCCGCGGGGCGACGGTGTGGGTGCAGGACTACCAGCTGCAGCTGGTGCCGGCCGTGCTGCGGGAGCTGCGCCCCGACCTCAAGATCGGCTTCTTCAACCACATCCCCTTCCCGCCGTACGAGCTCTTCGCGCAGATGCCGTGGCGCCGGCAGGTGGTCGAGGGCCTGCTGGGCGCAGACCTCGTGGGCTTCCAGCGGCAGTCCGACGCCAACAACTTCCTGCGGGTCTGCCGGCGCCTCCTCGGGCTCGACAGCCGACGGCACCGCATCACCGTCCGCGACGACGACCGCGGAGAGCGCCAGGTGCACGCCGCGGCGTTCCCGATCTCCATCGACACGCCCGCCTACGAGGAGCTGGCCGCGCAGCCGTCGGTGCAGTCGCGGGTGACCGAGGTGCGCTTCGAGCTCGGAGCGCCGCGCAAGCTGCTGCTCGGCGTGGACCGGCTGGACTACACCAAGGGGATCATGCACCGGCTCAAGGCCTACGGGGAGCTCCTCGACGACGGCGTCGTCGACCCCGAGGACACGGTGCTGGTGCAGGTGGCCACCCCCAGCCGCGAGCGCGTGGACAGCTACCGCCAGCTCCGCGACGAGATCGAGCTGGCCGTGGGCCGCATCAACGGCGAGCACGGCTCGATCGGGCGCGCGGCGGTGCACTACCTGCACCACAACCAGCCGCGCGAGGAGATGTCCGCGCTCTACCAGGCCGCCGACGTCATGCTCGTCACGGCGCTGCGGGACGGCATGAACCTCGTGGCCAAGGAGTACGCGGCCTCACGGCTCGACGAGCGCGGCGTGCTGGTGCTCAGCGAGTTCACGGGCGCCGCCGACGAGCTGGGCGGGGCGCTCCTGGTCAACCCCCACGACATCTCCGGCCTCAAGCGCGCGGTCCACCAGGCGCTGGAGATGCCGGAGAAGGAGCAGACCCGCCGGATGCGCCAGCTGCGACGGCGCGTGCGCACGCACGACGTGACGCGCTGGGCGGAGGCGTTCCTCTCGGCCCTGGAGACGGGACAGGGCTCCGGGGCCGCCACCCCGGAGGCCGAGCAGGCCGCGGCGGGTGCCCGGTGA
- a CDS encoding serine/threonine-protein kinase: MDARTSGLGARDSAALRAPGPPTGTPASQGPATPSVIGRLGPYRLLQVIGGGGMGVVHLGLDPAGRAVAIKVLRPHVAADPSARSRLAREVDALQRVRSPRVAEVLDADPDADQPYVVTEFVPAPPLDLLVEREGPLGGAALGRLGLGLGDALAAIHHAGVVHRDLKPGNVLVADGDPVVIDFGIAQVADDVRLTSAGLVMGTPGYLAPEVLDGASPTSSGDWWGWAATLAFAATGRPPFGTGPSEAVLSRVRRGAADVTGAPEPLVGLLRSALSPEPSLRPPPRRLRQAVQALLDPDVGTWPPVRTGSSAAPTAAVPLHRPAARTSAVPALHVQPSSAQSSTALPETTVMPEAAPPLDGAPPEAAPVPWPEPAARSSGPARRAEAPTELVGGLAAARPERSESTRVLPSEAPVTRPHDSAQHDRTQVVPPYDGTHRAGAPYEPPPGYERPAPPAPAPPYAPIGEGAEQGRPATGAVLLLLLLVAVALGAVAPLVAASAVAVAVVLARTVDRSVAAVVRRRYERGPRRSDGTVAALALPGQLLVALFASLPALLLPAAMAVSTAFLVGWAIAPQSTPVPGQALPLAAAVLVGAVTAWWGPGSRTVRRGSRTAVRGALPGRTSSRVAVSVLALVLVACVIVVVNSGGTPDWTPLTDAPPGLG; the protein is encoded by the coding sequence GTGGACGCCAGGACCTCGGGGCTCGGCGCGCGCGACAGCGCCGCCCTCCGCGCGCCCGGTCCGCCCACCGGGACGCCGGCGTCGCAGGGCCCCGCGACCCCGTCGGTCATCGGCCGGCTGGGCCCCTACCGCCTCCTGCAGGTCATCGGCGGCGGCGGCATGGGCGTGGTCCACCTGGGGCTCGACCCGGCCGGGCGGGCGGTGGCCATCAAGGTGCTGCGACCCCACGTCGCCGCCGACCCGTCGGCGCGCAGCCGCCTGGCGCGTGAGGTCGACGCCCTCCAGCGGGTGCGCTCGCCGCGCGTCGCCGAGGTCCTCGACGCCGACCCCGACGCTGACCAGCCCTACGTGGTCACCGAGTTCGTCCCCGCTCCGCCGCTCGACCTGCTGGTCGAGCGCGAGGGTCCCCTCGGGGGCGCCGCGCTCGGCCGCCTCGGCCTGGGGCTGGGCGACGCGCTCGCAGCCATCCACCACGCCGGGGTGGTCCACCGGGACCTCAAGCCGGGCAACGTGCTCGTGGCCGACGGCGACCCGGTGGTCATCGACTTCGGCATCGCGCAGGTGGCCGACGACGTCCGGCTCACCAGCGCGGGCCTGGTCATGGGGACCCCGGGGTACCTGGCGCCCGAGGTGCTCGACGGCGCGTCCCCCACCTCCTCCGGCGACTGGTGGGGCTGGGCCGCCACCCTCGCCTTCGCCGCCACGGGCCGCCCCCCGTTCGGCACCGGGCCGTCCGAGGCCGTGCTGTCCAGGGTCCGACGGGGCGCGGCGGACGTCACCGGCGCCCCGGAGCCGCTGGTGGGCCTGCTGCGGTCCGCGCTGTCGCCGGAGCCCTCGCTGCGCCCCCCGCCGCGACGCCTGCGCCAGGCCGTGCAGGCGCTCCTGGACCCCGACGTCGGCACGTGGCCGCCCGTGCGCACCGGCTCCAGCGCCGCGCCCACGGCGGCCGTGCCGCTCCACCGACCCGCTGCACGCACCTCGGCCGTTCCAGCTCTGCACGTGCAGCCCTCCTCCGCGCAGTCCTCCACCGCGCTCCCCGAGACCACCGTCATGCCGGAGGCGGCGCCGCCGCTCGACGGCGCCCCGCCGGAGGCCGCTCCCGTCCCCTGGCCCGAGCCGGCGGCCCGCAGCAGCGGCCCCGCCCGGAGGGCCGAGGCGCCCACCGAGCTGGTGGGCGGGCTCGCCGCCGCCCGGCCCGAGCGGTCGGAGAGCACCAGGGTGCTGCCCTCCGAGGCGCCCGTGACGCGCCCGCACGACAGCGCTCAGCACGACCGGACCCAGGTGGTCCCTCCCTACGACGGGACCCACCGCGCCGGCGCTCCGTACGAGCCCCCGCCGGGCTACGAGCGGCCTGCGCCCCCGGCGCCGGCCCCCCCGTACGCACCCATCGGAGAGGGGGCCGAGCAGGGCCGGCCCGCCACCGGCGCGGTGCTGCTCCTGCTGCTGCTCGTGGCCGTGGCGCTCGGCGCCGTGGCGCCGCTGGTCGCGGCGTCCGCCGTCGCCGTCGCCGTCGTGCTGGCGCGCACGGTCGACAGGTCGGTCGCCGCCGTGGTCCGCCGGCGCTACGAGCGGGGCCCGCGCCGCTCCGACGGCACCGTGGCGGCGCTGGCGCTGCCGGGCCAGCTGCTGGTGGCCCTGTTCGCGTCGCTGCCCGCCCTCCTGCTGCCCGCGGCCATGGCCGTCAGCACCGCCTTCCTCGTGGGGTGGGCCATCGCGCCGCAGAGCACCCCCGTGCCGGGGCAGGCGCTGCCGCTGGCGGCGGCCGTGCTCGTGGGAGCGGTGACGGCCTGGTGGGGGCCGGGCAGCCGGACCGTGCGCCGAGGCTCCCGCACGGCGGTCCGCGGGGCGCTGCCCGGACGGACCAGCAGCCGCGTGGCGGTCTCCGTGCTGGCGCTGGTGCTGGTGGCCTGCGTCATCGTGGTGGTGAACAGCGGCGGCACCCCTGACTGGACCCCGCTGACCGACGCTCCACCCGGCCTGGGCTGA